A stretch of DNA from Microlunatus sp. Gsoil 973:
CGTCGCCGCCCACGCCTATCCCCATCAACTGTCCGGCGGTCAGCGGCAGCGGGTGATGTTGACCATGGCGATGGCCAACTCACCCGACCTGCTGCTGGCCGATGAGCCGACGACGGCGCTGGATGTCACCGTCCAGGCACAGGTGCTGGAGCTGATGCGTGATCAGGTCCGCCGATCCGGCACCGCCCTGCTGTTCATCACCCACGATCTTGCGGTCGTCTCGGGACTCTGTGAGCGCGTGCTGATCATGCGGGACGGCGTACTGGTCGAGGAGGGACCGATCGACCGGGTCTTCAACGATCCCCAGCATCCCTACACCCGCGGACTACTGGCGGCCTCGGCGCTGGCTACGGATCCGCGGAGCGGAAAGTTGATCACCGTTCCGCAGTCCGACGACGGTGACGGCTCGCGGGCGTCGGCCATGCCGGCAGCGTCGTCACCGCCGGCACCGGTGGCCGGCGAACCGTCCCGCCCCGGCGGTCAACACCAGGTGTTGCCCGACGACGACGCGATCATCTTCAACCGCACCGAGGGCCCGGCCGTGATCCGGGTCCGGGACCTGTCGCGGATCTACCATCGCGGTCGAACGTCCCTGTTCGGTCCACGCCGCGAGATCCGCGCTCTGGAATCGGTCTCCTTCGACATCGCGCCGGGTGAACGGTTCGGGATCGTCGGCGAGTCCGGGTCAGGAAAGTCCACCCTGCTGCGGCTGCTCTGCGCCCTGGACTCGCCCACCTCCGGCAGCGCCGAGGTGGCCGGTCACCAACTGTCCGGTGCCGGCGAACGTCAGCTCCGTGGTCTTCGGGAGCAGGTGCAGATCGTCTTCCAGGATCCGCATTCCTCCCTCGATCCACGGATGCGGGTAGGCGAGGTGATCGCCGAGCCGTTGCGTCACGGCAGTCATCGGGACCGCAGGTCGCGAGTCGCCGACCTGTTGGCCGCGGTCGGTCTGCCCGCCGATGCCGCCGACCGCTTCCCGCACCAGTTCTCCGGTGGCCAGCGCCAGCGGATCGCCATCGCCCGTGCGTTGATCACCGAGCCGAGGATCCTGTTGGCCGACGAGGCGGTGTCGGCGCTCGATGTATCGGTCAGGGCCCAGGTGCTGAACCTGCTGGCCGACCTGGTCGACTCCTACGACCTGACGCTGGTCTTCGTCTCCCACGATCTGAACGTGATCAGACATCTGTGTACCAGGGTCGCGGTGATGCAGTCGGGGCGGATCGTCGAGTGCGGCCCGACCGATCGCGTCTACACCGAGCCGCACCATCCCTATACCGCCCGACTGATCGGCGCTTTGCCGACACTGCAGAGCAGCCTTGCGTTCGAGGGGCCCGCATGATCGACAACGCATCGCACGGCGGCAGCATCACCGATGTGACCGGCATCCGGGTGGGGCAGGTGCACCGCAGCGACGGCGGCTATCTCACCGGCGTGACCGTTGTGCTGCCGCCGCAC
This window harbors:
- a CDS encoding ABC transporter ATP-binding protein; the protein is MSLLEVSALSVRSGRRSLVDGLELSIEPGERVGLIGESGSGKSITCLSIMGLLSEDLQVSGSVHLDGVDHDLLTLPESRLAGLRGDRMSMIFQEPMTALNPLMKVGRQVAEIMALHGVPRQQAERQSVELLDRVGIPDPAVAAHAYPHQLSGGQRQRVMLTMAMANSPDLLLADEPTTALDVTVQAQVLELMRDQVRRSGTALLFITHDLAVVSGLCERVLIMRDGVLVEEGPIDRVFNDPQHPYTRGLLAASALATDPRSGKLITVPQSDDGDGSRASAMPAASSPPAPVAGEPSRPGGQHQVLPDDDAIIFNRTEGPAVIRVRDLSRIYHRGRTSLFGPRREIRALESVSFDIAPGERFGIVGESGSGKSTLLRLLCALDSPTSGSAEVAGHQLSGAGERQLRGLREQVQIVFQDPHSSLDPRMRVGEVIAEPLRHGSHRDRRSRVADLLAAVGLPADAADRFPHQFSGGQRQRIAIARALITEPRILLADEAVSALDVSVRAQVLNLLADLVDSYDLTLVFVSHDLNVIRHLCTRVAVMQSGRIVECGPTDRVYTEPHHPYTARLIGALPTLQSSLAFEGPA